A genomic window from Salvelinus alpinus chromosome 10, SLU_Salpinus.1, whole genome shotgun sequence includes:
- the inhbaa gene encoding inhibin subunit beta Aa encodes MSPLPLLSGIFLLFTHSCAGGSSLPMADSLAMGGGQTPPQTQSQSQLAPEVTNCPSCALARLNEEEDGGKTDVVEAVKRHILNMLHLQARPNVTHPVPRAALLNAIRKLHVGRVAEDGSVQIEDEGRGRLDPADMAETTEIITFAEAGDSQGAVNFLISKEGGELSLVEQANVWIFLRLAKTNRSRAKVTIRLLQQRRGGDGREETSPVPLAEKVVDTRRSGWHTFPVSASVQALLKRGGSTLSLRVSCPLCANAGATPILVSASSGQEREQSHRPFLMAVVQQGEGGEPRRRRKRGLECDGKVSACCKRQFYVNFKDIGWSDWIIAPGGYHANYCEGDCPSHVASITGSSLSFHSTVINHYRIRGYAPFQNIKSCCVPTRLRAMSMLYYNEEQKIVKKDIQNMVVEECGCS; translated from the exons ATGTCTCCTCTGCCCCTGCTGAGTGGGATTTTTCTGCTCTTTACCCATAGCTGCGCCGGTGGCAGCTCTTTGCCCATGGCGGACTCCTTAGCGATGGGTGGTGGCCAGACGCCACCACAAACCCAGTCCCAATCCCAGCTGGCACCGGAGGTCACCAACTGCCCGTCATGTGCCCTGGCACGGCTAAACGAGGAGGAGGACGGCGGCAAAACCGACGTGGTGGAGGCGGTGAAGAGGCACATTCTCAACATGCTGCACCTGCAGGCACGGCCCAACGTCACGCACCCGGTGCCCCGCGCTGCTCTGCTCAATGCAATCCGCAAGCTGCATGTGGGACGCGTGGCCGAGGACGGCAGCGTCCAGATTGAGGACGAGGGCCGCGGGCGTCTCGACCCCGCCGACATGGCCGAGACGACTGAGATCATCACCTTTGCAGAGGCCG GCGACTCCCAGGGCGCGGTCAACTTCCTCATCTCCAAGGAGGGCGGCGAGCTGTCTCTGGTGGAGCAGGCTAATGTATGGATCTTCCTCCGGCTAGCCAAGACCAACCGCAGCCGTGCCAAGGTCACTATCCGCCTGCTGCAGCAGCGCCGTGGTGGAGACGGCCGTGAGGAGACGTCGCCGGTGCCGTTGGCTGAGAAGGTGGTGGACACGCGGCGCAGTGGTTGGCACACTTTTCCAGTCTCGGCCAGCGTCCAGGCCCTGCTGAAGCGCGGCGGCAGTACACTCAGTTTGAGGGTCTCCTGTCCGCTGTGTGCCAACGCTGGCGCCACGCCCATCCTGGTGTCGGCCAGCAGCGGCCAGGAGCGGGAGCAGTCCCACCGGCCCTTCCTGATGGCGGTGGTGCAGCAGGGTGAGGGCGGTGAGCCACGGCGGCGCCGCAAGCGGGGCCTGGAGTGCGACGGCAAGGTGAGTGCCTGCTGCAAGCGCCAGTTCTACGTCAATTTCAAGGACATTGGCTGGAGTGACTGGATCATAGCGCCAGGGGGCTACCACGCCAACTACTGCGAAGGCGACTGCCCCAGCCACGTGGCCAGCATTACAGGCTCCTCGCTGTCCTTCCACTCCACTGTCATCAACCACTACCGCATACGGGGCTACGCACCCTTCCAGAACATCAAGTCGTGCTGCGTGCCGACGCGGCTACGCGCCATGTCCATGCTCTACTACAACGAGGAGCAGAAGATCGTCAAAAAGGACATCCAGAACATGGTCGTAGAGGAGTGCGGCTGCTCCTAA